TCCCCGTCCATAAATCTATCTAATTTGTATAATGTAACATTAATTCTATGGTCTGTCACTCTGTTTTGAGGGAAATTGTAGGTTCTTATTCTTTCGCTTCTGTCTCCAGAACCTATTTTATCTCTTCTTTCTTTAGCTTCTTTTGCCTTTCTTTCAGCTTCTTCTTTTTCGTATATTCTTGCTCTTAATACTTTTAATGCTTTCGCTTTATTTTTGTGCTGACTTTTTTCATCTTGACACTGCACCACTAAACCAGTAGGCAAATGGGTAATTCTAACGGCACTGTCAGTTGTATTAACTGATTGACCTCCCGGACCGCTTGAACGAAATATATCTACTCTTATATCTTCATCTTTTATTATT
This portion of the Brachyspira sp. SAP_772 genome encodes:
- a CDS encoding peptide chain release factor-like protein translates to IIKDEDIRVDIFRSSGPGGQSVNTTDSAVRITHLPTGLVVQCQDEKSQHKNKAKALKVLRARIYEKEEAERKAKEAKERRDKIGSGDRSERIRTYNFPQNRVTDHRINVTLYKLDRFMDGEITEITDALFKKEQEELLASYSD